The sequence CGATGCAGCCGGCCGGCGCCGGGCAACTGCCCCCGGGACTACTGGAACGCGCGGAGCAGGGCGACCCTATCGCCCAGAATGACGTCGGCAGCCGTTACTACGCCGGTCGCGGCGTGGAGCGCGACGACGCCGAGGCCGCACGATGGATCCAGCTTGCCGCCGACCAGGGCTTCGCGCCGGCGCAGTACAACTTGGGGCTGCTCTATTTCCGCAACCGCGGAGTCCCCGGAAACGACGCCGAGGCGGCGCGCTGGTACCGGGCGGCGGCCGAGCAGGGCTACGCGCCGGCCCAGGCGGGGCTCGGCTACCTGTACACCTACGGAGCGGGTGTGGAAGAAGACCACGTGCGCGCCTACCTGTGGCTGGAGCTCGCCTGGCGGGGCGCCGATAGCGACTTCACGCGCACGCTCTACGCCGGGCAGCGTGAGGCGCTGGCGGACCTGATGACCGACGAGGACGTGCGCGAGAGCCGGCGTCTGGCCGATGCGTGGCAGCCGGCCGCGTCGCGCTAACGTCGCACACTTCCCACCGGCCCTGCACCCTCTATAATGGCGGCCACTGCGTGAGGGCCGTCGCGGCCCCGCACCGAACGACTCTGGAGGTTGACATGAAGACCCGCTATGCCCGCATCGCCGTCCTGCTGGTGCTCGCGCTCGGCTTTACGACGCTGGCCGCCGCCCAGACCCAGACCATCGATCCGACCCGCTTCGAGGAGGCCATCCAGGCGTTTGAAGCCGAAGACCGCGCGATGATGCCGCCCGAGGGCGCTATCGTCGTCACCGGCAGCTCCAGCATCCGCCGCTGGCATCCCAGCCTGAAGCAGGATCTCGCCCCGCTCACCGTCATCCCGCGCGGGTTCGGCGGCAGCACGATGCAGGACCTCGAGTACTTCCTCGATCGCATCGTC comes from Acidobacteriota bacterium and encodes:
- a CDS encoding sel1 repeat family protein — encoded protein: MSCSGTTKRSFGSRSTKTTTAEDGGKDLSMRAPRCSRCSAGLRRGLVTAWLVAAATAAAGAMQPAGAGQLPPGLLERAEQGDPIAQNDVGSRYYAGRGVERDDAEAARWIQLAADQGFAPAQYNLGLLYFRNRGVPGNDAEAARWYRAAAEQGYAPAQAGLGYLYTYGAGVEEDHVRAYLWLELAWRGADSDFTRTLYAGQREALADLMTDEDVRESRRLADAWQPAASR